CGGGAGCAGCGGCGCAGCCAGGAGGAGCTCCCGGGGGCCCCAGCTCCAGTCCTCTGGCAGCCGCTGCTCCTGGAGCAGCTTCTTAGCAGCGACTGCTGCGTGCTCCATCAGCCTCATAGCCTCAGGCACAGCGTCTAGCCCCTGGCGGGTGAGCCGCAGCCTCCGCCGCTTCAGTATCAGGCCGCTCCGGTACTCCTCCAGGAGCCCAGCAGCCTTCAGCTCCTCGACTATCCTCTCTACCACCTCCCTGGAGACCCGGAGGGCCTTGGCCAACCCCTCTACAGTGTCTATGCCCCGGTGTACCGCTAGGAGCACAGCAGCCTGGCTAGGCGTAAGACCCTCAGGCGCCATCCCGCTACCACCTATCTGCGTTCTAACTTATGGTGTATCGGAAACATGGAGGCGAAATAATGTTACTACCTAGCTGTGCCCTAGCCACACTTGAGAATCATGATAGGCGATAACGAGCTTGCTGGCAGGACCTAAACAACAGCCATGGAGAGTTCTAGGCGGGTTACCGGGGCTGGAGCTACCGTGGAGGCTAGGTGCTGTAGGCGCTGCTTCTAGGTCTCTACCACCGTGATGGAGGATGGCTTTTACCCCCTGGGTGTATACGCTCTGTATACGGGGGCAGCGTTGTGAGCGTAGTAATTAGTGTACGGGTGCCTCGCTGGGTCAAAGAGAAGCTCGAAGAGCATGGAGTGAATATACCGGAGCTTGTTCGTCAGAAGCTCATAGAGGAGGCTAGGAGGCTTGAGGAGGAAAGCCTCGATAAAGAGCTAGAGGAGGTCGGCCGCATACTAGCCGAGAAGCTTGACCTCAGCGAGGTAGTGAGGCTGGTCAAGGAGGACCGCTTGGGCCGGTGACAGCGCCGCCATGTACGTGGTGGATACTAGCGTATACGTCCCATTGATAGGTCTTCTCCGAGGCCGTCTAAGGAGGGTAATGAGTAGGCATAGGTTCCACATACTTGACCTCACGCTGTACGAGGCGTGCAACGTGTTCTGGAAGGAGTGCGCTAAGCTACACAGCATAGACGCTGAGACAGCTAAGCGTGGCTGCCGGCTAGCAGTAACCCTAGCCGCGAAATACGCCATCCTGCATGGGCTGGAGGAGCTAAACCCCTCCAAGGTGGTCACGATAGCGATAGAAGAGGGTATCACAGTGTACGACGCGTCGTATATAGCTCTAGCCAAGCAGCTAGGTGCGCCAATAGCTAGTAACGACCGGGACATATTAGAGGCGGCGCCGAGGCAGAACGTCAGAGCGTATAGCCTTGAAGAGCTCTTAGAAGCCATAGGTGAGCAGCAAGCCTAAACCAGGATTCTAATGCCATCGTGGCTGTGGCTACTCTGCCCCGGTCCTTTCCGGACCCGGTGCCGCGTCTCTGGGCGCTCGCGTGGCCGGTGCTTCTTGCTTGAGCTTCTCGGCTAGGTAGTCGAGGATTACCCGGTACCTCTTCATCCTGTGCCTCGGCTTGGCCCGGATGCTGTGACCGTGGCTGCCCTTGGTGAATACTACTAGCCGGCTCTCCTTGCCGTGGAGGCGCAGGGCTACGTGGAAGGCTACGGCCTGGTCTATGAAGCAGCGGTAGTCCTCCATGCTGTGGATTATCAGTACCGGGGTCTCTACGCGGTCTACGTAGTTGATGGGGCTGGCGCGCTCGTAGTTCTCTGGTGAGTCCCAGGGTGTGCCGCATATCTGGTCGGGGTCGAACCAGTAGCCGATATCGCTGGTGCTGAAGTCTGCTCTCCAGTCGCTTATCCCGTTCTCGCTCACGGCTGCCCTGAACCGGCTGGTCTGGGTTATTATCCAGTTGGTCATGTAGCCGCCGTAGCTTATACCGGTGACGGCAATCCTCTCTGGGTCGGCGTCCTCTACGCTCTCTAGGAACGCGTCTAGGAACTCCATTATGTCCTGGTAGTCGCGGGTGCCGTACCGGCACCTTATGTCTGCGTACTCCTCGCTGTAGCCGTCGCTGCCCCGGGGGTTACAGTAGACCACGTAGTAGCCCTTGGCGGCTACGAGCTGGTGCATGAAGTTGAAGGCTGCGCCGTAGCACGCCTTGGGGCCGCCGTGGATGAAGAGTACTACGGGGTACCGCTTCCCCGGCTCGCGGCGGGCCGGCGGGATGTACCAGCCCTCGACGGTCTCGCCATCGCTCGCCCTGGCCTTCATGTTGGCGGGCTTCTGTAGCTCGACCTCCCCGAGTAGCCAGTCGTTGAACCTTGTCAGCCTCCTCGGCCTGCCCCGGCCGGGCTCGAGGACCCATACCTCGCCGGGCTCGGTGTAGCTGGTCCGGGCGTAGGCCACGGTGCCGCCGTCGCGCGAGGCGGTGAAGGAGTACACCACTTGCTCGCCGCCTGTGAGCCTCTCGATGCTGCTGGTGCCCGGGTCAGCCCGGTGGATGTTGACCCGGCCGCCCTCGTTGAGGAGGAACAGTATGCCGCTACCCGTCCAGACCGGGTGGGTGTTCCCCCGCGGCCACGCCGTGTCGCTGGAGACGTAGGGCGCGGTGCTCCTGTCAAGGCTGCAGGTGAGGCACCGGGGCTCGCCGCTTAGGCTGAGCAGCCAGACGTGGTCGTGGCTCGCGAGGCCCCGTGGCAGCGCGTGGCCGTGGAGGACGAGCGCGTCTCCCCGGGGGCTCCACTCGACGGCGCTGAAGCTGTAGCTGCCGTTCAGCAGGGTCTCGGTCTCCCCGGTCTCCGGGTCGACTAGCACCACCTCTGTAACGTGGGGGCGTAGCTGGTCCCTCGACACCAGCGCGGCTATCCTCTTCCCGTCGGGGCTCGGCGACGCGTAGACCACGTTATAGTCTCCGCTGGTCAGCCTCATGTGTAGCCCGGACTCGTAGTCCACTAGGAGTATGTGGCTCCGGTACTCCTCGGCGAAGCCGGCGCCGTCGAACCAGACTGGTAGGCCGTGTATATCCACGTAGTCCCCGTCCTCGTCTACGCGGCGGGCCGGGGTCGGCGCTACGGCGAGGACGGTGCTGGAGTCGGGCATCCACCGTGCCTGGGTGAAGCCGAGTCGGCTGTGGTACACGCGGCGGGGCTCGCCGCCAAGGTGGTAGACGTAGAGCGCCTCGCCCTTCTCCTCGCCTGCTAGGCCCCGGCGGCTCGTGAATAGGAGCTTCCCGCCGTCGGGGCTCCACTGGGGCCGGGAGTCGCCCTCGCCCTGCAGCACGGCCAGCGTCTTGCCGGAGGGCAGCTCGTAGACCCATATCTCGTTCCGGTACGTGTTCTTCTCGAGGTCGGGCCTCACAGCGACGAGGGCTACTCGGCCCCCGTCGGGCGAGACCTGGGGGTCGCCGACGTGGATGAGGCGGGAGAAGTCCTCCAGGTCTAGGAGCCGCTTGACTGGGGCCACTCAGCGTCCCCGCCGTGGCCTGCACCCCTCCGGCTGTAATACAGTGGATGCACGTCTACCGTCGAAAAGTGTATTCGACTGTTGCTGGAGGGGAAGGGCTCTTCTACCAGCCCGGGCCCGAGGAAGCGATTCCATATGGCGGCGACGTTATGGCGCGAGGCAGCGGTATAGCCGGGTGGGGCGCCTACATACCACGCTACCGGGTCAAGGCGTCCGAGATAGCGCGGGTATGGGGCTGGGAGCCGAGCGTCCCACGGGGCCTCGGCGTCGAGGAGAAGGCTGTCGCGGGCCCCGACGAGGACTCGGTAACGATAGGCGTAGAGGCGGCCCGTAACGCGATCCGCCGCGCCGGCGTAGACCCGGCGAGGATCAAGGCGGTCTTCTTCGGCACCGAGTCCAAGCCCTACGCGGTCAAGCCCTCCGCGACGATAGTAGCTGAGGCTCTCGGCATAACCCCGGAGACCATGGCCTCCGACCTGGAGTTCGCATGCCGCGCAGCTAGCGAGGGGATGAGGGCAGGCTTCGCCCTCATAGAGGCCGGGTACATGGAGTACGCGCTGGTGATAGGCGCTGACACGGCGCAGGCGAACCCCGGCGACGTCCTGGAGTTTACCGCTGCTAGCGGCGGCGCAGCCTTCGTCCTAGGCCCTGCGGGCGACAGCGTCGCGGTCCTCGAGGGCGTGTACACCTACGCTACGGATACGCCGGACTTCTGGCGCGGCGCTCACAGCCCCTACCCGCTCCACGGCGAGGGCTTCACCGGCGAGCCGGCCTACTTCCACCACATAGAG
The window above is part of the Pyrodictium abyssi genome. Proteins encoded here:
- a CDS encoding helix-turn-helix domain-containing protein — protein: MAPEGLTPSQAAVLLAVHRGIDTVEGLAKALRVSREVVERIVEELKAAGLLEEYRSGLILKRRRLRLTRQGLDAVPEAMRLMEHAAVAAKKLLQEQRLPEDWSWGPRELLLAAPLLPMLGLLTAMEAMMLLSVLTGLALADDLAWTVGWDGEPGEDAVDAGDGGDLDGGELDSGLDDVSLDLGDADMEFDGGFDGL
- a CDS encoding type II toxin-antitoxin system VapC family toxin, which codes for MYVVDTSVYVPLIGLLRGRLRRVMSRHRFHILDLTLYEACNVFWKECAKLHSIDAETAKRGCRLAVTLAAKYAILHGLEELNPSKVVTIAIEEGITVYDASYIALAKQLGAPIASNDRDILEAAPRQNVRAYSLEELLEAIGEQQA
- a CDS encoding S9 family peptidase; translated protein: MAPVKRLLDLEDFSRLIHVGDPQVSPDGGRVALVAVRPDLEKNTYRNEIWVYELPSGKTLAVLQGEGDSRPQWSPDGGKLLFTSRRGLAGEEKGEALYVYHLGGEPRRVYHSRLGFTQARWMPDSSTVLAVAPTPARRVDEDGDYVDIHGLPVWFDGAGFAEEYRSHILLVDYESGLHMRLTSGDYNVVYASPSPDGKRIAALVSRDQLRPHVTEVVLVDPETGETETLLNGSYSFSAVEWSPRGDALVLHGHALPRGLASHDHVWLLSLSGEPRCLTCSLDRSTAPYVSSDTAWPRGNTHPVWTGSGILFLLNEGGRVNIHRADPGTSSIERLTGGEQVVYSFTASRDGGTVAYARTSYTEPGEVWVLEPGRGRPRRLTRFNDWLLGEVELQKPANMKARASDGETVEGWYIPPARREPGKRYPVVLFIHGGPKACYGAAFNFMHQLVAAKGYYVVYCNPRGSDGYSEEYADIRCRYGTRDYQDIMEFLDAFLESVEDADPERIAVTGISYGGYMTNWIITQTSRFRAAVSENGISDWRADFSTSDIGYWFDPDQICGTPWDSPENYERASPINYVDRVETPVLIIHSMEDYRCFIDQAVAFHVALRLHGKESRLVVFTKGSHGHSIRAKPRHRMKRYRVILDYLAEKLKQEAPATRAPRDAAPGPERTGAE
- a CDS encoding hydroxymethylglutaryl-CoA synthase encodes the protein MARGSGIAGWGAYIPRYRVKASEIARVWGWEPSVPRGLGVEEKAVAGPDEDSVTIGVEAARNAIRRAGVDPARIKAVFFGTESKPYAVKPSATIVAEALGITPETMASDLEFACRAASEGMRAGFALIEAGYMEYALVIGADTAQANPGDVLEFTAASGGAAFVLGPAGDSVAVLEGVYTYATDTPDFWRGAHSPYPLHGEGFTGEPAYFHHIENAVKGLMESLGLRPGDFDYAVFHQPNGKFPLRVGRKLGFPKEKILPGLVTPMVGNTYNGSALLGLARVLDQAKPGQRILVAPFGSGAGSDAYSFVVTDRMEERRDRAPKVDDYIRAKRYIDYAVYAKMRSLYVRI